Proteins from a genomic interval of Nocardia sp. BMG51109:
- a CDS encoding AraC family transcriptional regulator translates to MGPVDVSGDTAWDFAGPADAAPPGTAMIGYRGGGLDLRVAGAPAVTVLIGFGDRELIIDDATGRRALGGFVVGLPLEAMRIRSERTECIEVRLSPLRAYSLLGVPPTDLGRGAVALEDLWGSRARRLRERLAAAGTWDERFAVTTSFLAQCDRVMRSPDPEVLAGWDRILGSRGRVRIGEVAESVGWSRKRLGARFESQIGLTPKRTAMLVRFRHAVDGLLAGRPAADVAADCGYADQAHLCRDVSIFTDHTPGALAGHYRPAIARQRYGAWGKFFQYRA, encoded by the coding sequence GTGGGACCTGTGGACGTCAGCGGTGACACCGCGTGGGATTTCGCGGGGCCGGCCGATGCCGCGCCGCCGGGCACCGCGATGATCGGATACCGCGGCGGCGGGCTGGACCTCCGGGTTGCGGGGGCGCCGGCGGTCACCGTGCTGATCGGGTTCGGGGATCGTGAGCTGATCATCGACGATGCCACCGGCCGGCGGGCGCTGGGCGGATTCGTCGTCGGGCTTCCCCTCGAGGCCATGCGCATCCGCAGCGAGCGGACCGAATGCATCGAGGTGCGCTTGTCACCGCTCCGGGCGTATTCACTGCTGGGCGTTCCCCCAACGGATCTGGGCCGGGGCGCCGTCGCCCTGGAGGACCTGTGGGGCTCGCGGGCCCGGCGGCTGCGTGAGCGACTCGCCGCCGCGGGCACCTGGGACGAACGCTTCGCAGTGACGACATCGTTTCTGGCGCAGTGCGACAGGGTGATGCGGTCCCCGGACCCGGAGGTGCTCGCCGGCTGGGACCGCATACTCGGTTCCCGCGGCCGAGTCCGGATCGGCGAGGTCGCCGAATCCGTCGGATGGAGCCGTAAACGGCTGGGGGCGCGGTTCGAATCGCAGATCGGCCTGACGCCCAAGCGCACGGCGATGCTGGTGCGGTTCCGGCACGCGGTCGACGGCCTGCTCGCGGGCCGGCCCGCCGCCGATGTCGCGGCGGACTGCGGGTACGCCGATCAGGCGCACCTGTGCCGGGACGTGTCGATCTTCACCGACCACACGCCGGGCGCGCTCGCGGGCCACTACCGGCCCGCCATCGCCCGGCAGCGGTACGGGGCCTGGGGAAAATTCTTCCAATACCGCGCCTGA
- a CDS encoding nitric oxide reductase activation protein NorD, whose translation MNARGAPGLFVERSCAVTAVAFSGRRRDGVRLVTGERRGFGLNAARDVVHVPYPPLSPEWTRRTLTCGVALQCSPSKDRMAGYPLHELSPRELGALSLVEGGVAAGWIAEQLPGLLPELRRLLPELELTDPALDGDEMLDRALVLARSRREFSGHPLLGTLPLAAPARGSLAVAARRAYARMPWTSKRSDSYRVWSVPIGGDGGNRTTNLPPPSRPENEEPEIRADRRAGLPYPEWNLWTKGFLRDHVAVLELGHPTRPRPVAPVSPDIRRWFEAHTHRALRGGLEDGSDLDIDRYVGHYVDALSSAASEPRVFRELLPASRDVTTAVLLDGSSSLGVHGGRIFRLELDCADALSRAMALARERHGLFVFTGNTRHRVEVRCLKDFGDPRFVDPGGLGLGTGGYTRLGAPLRHLTRRLLAQPSERRLLLVIGDGLMSDEGYEGRYAWADVAHAVEEADEAGVSIYYLGVGPTRVDPLPEVFGARRSHRIRRVDELPRVLARVHRELVAP comes from the coding sequence GTGAACGCCCGCGGTGCGCCCGGCCTGTTCGTCGAGCGCAGTTGTGCGGTCACGGCTGTCGCCTTCTCCGGTCGCCGCCGCGACGGGGTCCGGCTGGTGACCGGTGAACGCCGCGGCTTCGGCCTGAACGCCGCCCGCGATGTGGTGCACGTCCCGTACCCGCCGCTGTCCCCGGAGTGGACCCGCAGGACGCTGACATGCGGTGTGGCGCTGCAATGTTCGCCCTCGAAAGACCGTATGGCGGGATACCCGCTGCACGAGTTGTCCCCGCGCGAGCTGGGTGCCCTGTCGCTCGTCGAGGGCGGCGTGGCCGCGGGATGGATCGCCGAACAGCTGCCCGGCCTGCTGCCCGAACTGCGGCGGCTGCTGCCCGAGCTGGAACTCACCGATCCCGCTCTCGACGGAGACGAGATGCTGGACCGCGCACTGGTTTTGGCACGGTCCAGACGGGAGTTCTCCGGCCATCCGCTGCTGGGCACGCTGCCGCTCGCGGCACCCGCGCGAGGCAGCCTGGCCGTGGCCGCGCGCCGGGCGTACGCCCGGATGCCCTGGACGTCGAAGCGCAGCGACAGCTATCGCGTGTGGTCGGTCCCCATCGGCGGGGACGGCGGCAACCGGACGACGAACCTGCCCCCGCCGAGCCGGCCGGAGAACGAGGAGCCCGAGATTCGGGCCGATCGGCGGGCGGGACTGCCCTATCCGGAGTGGAACCTCTGGACGAAAGGCTTTCTGCGCGACCACGTCGCGGTGCTGGAGCTGGGCCACCCGACACGGCCGCGCCCGGTCGCCCCGGTCTCCCCCGACATCCGGCGGTGGTTCGAGGCACACACGCATCGCGCCCTCCGCGGCGGCCTGGAGGACGGGTCGGATCTCGACATCGACCGGTACGTCGGTCATTACGTGGACGCGCTGTCGAGCGCGGCCTCCGAGCCGCGGGTGTTCCGGGAGCTGCTGCCCGCGTCCCGCGACGTCACCACGGCGGTGCTGCTGGACGGCAGTTCCTCGCTCGGCGTGCACGGCGGGCGGATCTTCCGGCTGGAGCTGGACTGCGCCGACGCGCTCTCGCGTGCCATGGCGCTGGCCCGGGAACGGCACGGCCTGTTCGTCTTCACCGGCAACACCCGGCATCGGGTCGAGGTTCGGTGCCTGAAGGACTTCGGCGATCCGCGTTTCGTGGATCCGGGCGGTCTCGGGCTCGGCACCGGCGGCTACACCCGGCTCGGGGCGCCACTGCGGCACCTGACCCGGCGCCTGCTCGCGCAGCCGTCCGAGCGACGGCTGCTGCTCGTGATCGGGGACGGGCTGATGTCCGACGAGGGCTACGAAGGGCGTTACGCCTGGGCGGATGTCGCGCATGCCGTCGAGGAGGCCGACGAGGCCGGCGTCTCGATCTACTACCTCGGCGTGGGCCCGACTCGGGTCGATCCGCTTCCGGAGGTGTTCGGGGCGCGCCGATCCCACCGGATCCGGCGGGTGGACGAGCTGCCCCGGGTGCTGGCCCGGGTGCACCGAGAGTTGGTCGCCCCATGA
- a CDS encoding TIGR03617 family F420-dependent LLM class oxidoreductase: MKVHLQVEGSPSRVHDSVREIAAAGADGMFSFEGPHDVFFPLVAAAGACDLELMTNVAIAGPRSPVHLAHSAYDLQMYSGGRFRLGLGSQIRPHIEKRYGSRWGKPAARTAESVAAVKAVFAAWEGRAPLNFRGDYYTHTLMPPTFSPGPNPFGPPPVLMGALGPVMTRKAAEVADGLLAMPFNSTRHFAERTVPAIDEGLRRSNRQRSEFRVVAQAMVAVGRTRADLAAAIDGVATLIAFYGSTPAYRPVLDAEGWGDLQPELNDLSKRGKYAEMRALITEPMVRTCAVAGTPDECAAGIRERYGAHASEICCYFPGYTPAPADVTALVSALRSTPPPPA; the protein is encoded by the coding sequence GTGAAGGTGCATTTGCAGGTGGAGGGTTCGCCGAGCCGCGTCCACGACAGCGTGCGAGAGATCGCGGCCGCCGGGGCGGACGGCATGTTCTCGTTCGAGGGGCCGCACGACGTATTCTTTCCGCTCGTCGCCGCCGCCGGTGCCTGCGACCTCGAGCTGATGACCAACGTCGCGATCGCGGGCCCCAGAAGCCCGGTGCACCTGGCACATTCGGCCTACGACCTGCAGATGTACAGCGGCGGGCGGTTCCGGCTCGGACTCGGCTCGCAGATCCGGCCGCATATCGAGAAGCGCTACGGCAGCCGGTGGGGCAAGCCCGCCGCGCGGACGGCGGAATCGGTGGCCGCCGTCAAGGCCGTCTTCGCGGCGTGGGAGGGCCGGGCGCCGTTGAACTTTCGCGGCGACTACTACACCCACACGCTGATGCCGCCCACCTTCAGCCCCGGGCCCAATCCGTTCGGCCCGCCGCCGGTGCTGATGGGCGCGCTGGGCCCGGTCATGACGCGCAAGGCCGCCGAAGTCGCCGACGGCCTGCTTGCCATGCCGTTCAACAGCACTCGCCACTTCGCGGAACGCACCGTGCCCGCCATCGATGAGGGCCTGCGACGGTCGAATCGGCAGCGGAGCGAGTTCCGGGTCGTCGCGCAAGCCATGGTGGCGGTCGGGCGCACCCGGGCCGATCTCGCCGCGGCCATCGACGGTGTCGCCACCCTGATCGCCTTCTACGGATCCACCCCGGCGTACCGCCCCGTCCTCGACGCCGAGGGCTGGGGCGACCTACAGCCCGAACTCAACGACCTGTCCAAGCGGGGGAAGTACGCCGAAATGCGCGCCCTGATCACCGAACCGATGGTCCGCACCTGCGCCGTGGCCGGAACCCCGGACGAATGCGCCGCCGGTATCCGGGAACGCTACGGCGCGCACGCATCCGAGATCTGCTGCTACTTCCCCGGCTACACCCCCGCCCCCGCCGACGTCACCGCCCTGGTCTCAGCCCTGCGGTCCACCCCTCCCCCACCCGCCTGA
- a CDS encoding TetR/AcrR family transcriptional regulator, with translation MRADARRNRDNILAAAVRVFADAGLDAHLERIAKEAGVGSATLYRNFPTREDLIEAVYRNEVAQLCDAVAGLLESKPPFEALRAWTRLFLDYVTAKFGMADALRAIAAAGNNPYGHSREMIQAAITTLMDACAAAGAIRADIGPADLGAALEGIALTSAGAEHRERAERLLDLTLDGLKSRP, from the coding sequence TTGCGGGCTGACGCACGGCGCAACAGAGACAACATCCTCGCGGCCGCGGTGCGCGTGTTCGCCGACGCGGGGCTGGACGCGCACCTGGAACGCATCGCCAAGGAGGCGGGCGTGGGCAGCGCCACCCTGTACCGGAACTTCCCCACCCGGGAGGATCTGATCGAGGCGGTCTACCGCAACGAGGTGGCCCAGCTGTGCGACGCCGTCGCCGGCCTGCTCGAGTCGAAGCCGCCCTTCGAGGCCCTGCGCGCGTGGACGCGACTCTTCCTGGACTACGTGACCGCCAAATTCGGCATGGCCGACGCCTTGCGGGCCATCGCCGCCGCGGGGAACAACCCCTACGGCCACAGCCGGGAGATGATCCAGGCCGCCATCACCACCCTGATGGACGCGTGCGCGGCCGCCGGGGCGATCCGTGCCGACATCGGCCCCGCCGACCTGGGCGCCGCCCTCGAAGGCATCGCCCTCACCTCGGCCGGGGCCGAACACAGGGAACGGGCCGAACGACTGCTCGACCTCACCCTGGACGGGCTGAAGTCCCGCCCGTGA
- a CDS encoding serine hydrolase, translated as MTDTLDRAALQTALAAVHHAGMPGLFAEVRDKGEVWRGAAGFADVATGRPVTADMRHRVGSITKTFTAAAVLQLVDAGEIELDTPIGRYLPRLVPGERGAAITVRMLINHTSGLAEYLPHAYPSLAAFPALADTTPESLDAHRFTRFHPTELIEMGVSAPASGKPGGTPGIYSNTNYLLLCQLLESVTGTSAEKYVTRNVIERIGLRDTELPAGPHVDGPHALHYEAWFGMIDPPRDYSVYDMSWVGPAASLISTVADLNRFYGLLLAGEVVSRSSLAQMQRTVPVISFEGKTLDYGLGLHRTEVPGHGTYWGHDGSVWGGGAVSMTRADGTRQMSVAVNLQRWNKLDSAGKPQPHPIDGALQALTRLVWCG; from the coding sequence GTGACCGACACCCTCGACCGCGCAGCGCTACAGACCGCCTTGGCGGCCGTACATCACGCGGGCATGCCCGGCCTCTTCGCCGAGGTGCGCGACAAGGGCGAAGTCTGGCGCGGCGCCGCCGGATTCGCCGATGTCGCCACCGGCCGCCCCGTCACGGCCGATATGCGCCACCGGGTCGGCAGCATCACCAAGACGTTCACCGCCGCCGCCGTCCTGCAACTGGTCGACGCCGGGGAAATCGAGCTCGACACACCGATCGGCCGCTACCTGCCCCGGCTGGTTCCCGGCGAACGCGGCGCGGCGATCACCGTCCGGATGCTCATCAACCACACCAGCGGCCTCGCCGAATACCTTCCGCACGCCTACCCGTCGCTCGCGGCCTTCCCCGCCCTGGCGGATACGACACCGGAAAGCCTGGACGCCCACCGATTCACCCGATTCCACCCGACCGAGCTGATCGAGATGGGCGTCTCGGCGCCGGCCTCCGGTAAACCGGGCGGCACGCCGGGGATCTACTCGAACACCAATTATCTTCTCCTGTGCCAGCTCCTGGAGTCGGTGACCGGCACCTCGGCGGAGAAATACGTCACCCGCAACGTCATCGAGCGAATCGGGCTGCGGGACACCGAACTTCCGGCCGGACCGCATGTCGACGGACCGCACGCACTGCACTACGAGGCGTGGTTCGGCATGATCGACCCGCCGCGCGACTACAGCGTCTACGACATGTCGTGGGTGGGGCCGGCGGCGTCGCTGATATCGACCGTCGCGGACCTGAACCGCTTCTACGGCCTGCTGCTCGCGGGCGAGGTCGTCAGCCGGTCCTCGCTGGCACAGATGCAGCGCACCGTTCCGGTCATCTCGTTCGAGGGGAAGACACTCGACTACGGCCTCGGCCTGCACCGGACGGAGGTGCCCGGGCACGGCACCTACTGGGGCCACGACGGTTCCGTGTGGGGCGGCGGAGCGGTGTCCATGACGAGGGCCGACGGCACACGACAGATGTCCGTCGCGGTGAACCTCCAGCGCTGGAACAAACTCGACTCCGCGGGGAAGCCGCAGCCCCACCCCATCGACGGCGCGCTCCAGGCGCTCACCCGGCTGGTGTGGTGCGGGTGA
- a CDS encoding VOC family protein has product MNLVSIRLITGDIQRLVGFYEQVTEIEADWATPDFAEVSTPAGTLAIGSTRTVALFAEGSARPADNHTAILEFLVPDVDAEYRRLRTVVDGFVNEPTTMPWGNRSLLLRDPDGNLVNLFTPVTAQAIEKFADRTPRSGTSA; this is encoded by the coding sequence ATGAACCTCGTATCGATCCGCCTCATCACCGGCGACATCCAGCGCCTGGTCGGCTTCTACGAGCAGGTGACGGAGATCGAAGCAGACTGGGCGACACCGGATTTCGCCGAAGTCTCCACCCCGGCCGGCACGCTCGCGATCGGCAGCACCCGGACGGTGGCACTGTTCGCGGAGGGCAGTGCGCGTCCGGCCGACAACCACACCGCCATCCTCGAGTTCCTGGTCCCCGACGTGGACGCCGAATACCGGCGGCTGCGGACCGTGGTCGACGGCTTCGTCAACGAGCCCACCACCATGCCCTGGGGCAACCGGTCGCTGCTGCTGCGCGATCCCGACGGCAACCTGGTCAACCTCTTCACGCCCGTCACCGCGCAGGCCATCGAGAAGTTCGCCGACCGGACGCCGCGCTCCGGGACCAGCGCGTGA
- a CDS encoding enoyl-CoA hydratase/isomerase family protein: protein MTSSSAADGRVRYDEDPGRRIVTLTLNNPRQRNSYDAEMRDGLARYLDRIAEDDDITVVLLRGAEGVFSTGADMNNAYGWYGERANGDRPAKSRPSQRRRLTVDRKSFGFYHDLLGFPKVTVGEISGYALGGGFEMALMTDISVIARDTRIGMPATRFLGPALGSLHMFFHRLGPVLARRLLLTGDIIEAGAVEQLGVFTETCAAAAVSARARYWAEKAAKMPADGVVIAKEAFRLVEQSQAYQGEEVASYLFHAFGTNLQFAPGEFNFVKTRAEHGTKEAFRLRDEHFHVPEPAPEPETR from the coding sequence ATGACCAGCTCCAGTGCCGCCGACGGACGCGTTCGCTACGACGAGGATCCGGGTCGCCGGATCGTCACCCTCACCCTGAACAACCCCCGGCAGCGCAATTCCTACGACGCCGAGATGCGCGACGGCCTGGCCCGCTACCTCGATCGCATCGCCGAGGACGACGACATCACGGTCGTGCTGTTGCGCGGCGCCGAGGGCGTATTCAGCACCGGTGCGGACATGAACAACGCGTACGGCTGGTACGGCGAGCGCGCGAACGGCGACCGGCCCGCGAAAAGCCGTCCGAGCCAGCGGAGGCGGCTGACGGTGGACCGCAAGTCGTTCGGCTTCTACCACGATCTGCTCGGCTTCCCCAAGGTCACGGTCGGCGAGATCAGTGGTTACGCGCTGGGCGGCGGGTTCGAGATGGCGTTGATGACCGATATCTCGGTGATCGCCCGCGACACCCGGATCGGCATGCCCGCCACGCGTTTCCTCGGCCCGGCACTCGGCAGCCTGCACATGTTCTTCCACCGCCTCGGCCCGGTGCTCGCGCGCCGGCTGCTGCTGACCGGCGACATCATCGAGGCGGGCGCCGTGGAACAGCTCGGCGTCTTCACCGAGACCTGCGCGGCCGCCGCGGTATCCGCGCGGGCGCGGTACTGGGCGGAGAAGGCCGCGAAGATGCCGGCCGACGGCGTCGTCATCGCGAAGGAGGCGTTCCGGCTCGTCGAGCAGAGCCAGGCGTACCAGGGCGAGGAGGTGGCGAGCTACCTGTTCCACGCGTTCGGGACGAACCTGCAGTTCGCGCCGGGCGAGTTCAACTTCGTCAAGACCCGCGCCGAACACGGCACCAAGGAAGCATTCCGGCTGCGCGACGAGCATTTCCATGTACCGGAACCGGCCCCGGAGCCGGAGACGCGGTAA
- a CDS encoding enoyl-CoA hydratase/isomerase family protein: protein MPFDSISYRVDGHTATITLNRPDALNALSPHMITELRAAYTEAENDDEVWTLVVTGTGRAFCTGADVKAIPGDGKVLNERPYLSTYEQWEAPQEGTPPFRSMAKPVLTAVNGLCCGAGLDWVTTGDIVIASDRATFFDPHVSIGLVAGREVVRLARVLPRPVALRMALLGKHERMSAQRAYDLGMITEIVEHDRLLERAHEIADTVNSNAPLAVRGTRLAILKGLDLPLHEAEMLAESFRERVTRTEDALEGPRAFVEKRTPQWQCR from the coding sequence ATGCCGTTCGACTCCATCTCCTACCGCGTCGACGGGCACACGGCCACGATCACGCTGAACCGCCCCGACGCGCTGAATGCGCTGAGCCCGCACATGATCACCGAACTGCGGGCCGCCTACACCGAGGCCGAGAACGACGACGAGGTCTGGACCCTCGTCGTCACCGGCACCGGCCGCGCCTTCTGCACCGGCGCCGACGTCAAGGCCATCCCCGGCGACGGCAAGGTACTCAACGAACGGCCCTACCTGTCCACCTACGAACAGTGGGAGGCACCCCAGGAAGGCACCCCACCGTTCCGCAGCATGGCCAAGCCCGTCCTCACCGCGGTCAACGGACTGTGCTGCGGCGCAGGACTCGACTGGGTCACCACCGGAGACATCGTCATCGCCTCCGACCGCGCCACGTTCTTCGACCCGCACGTCAGCATCGGCCTGGTGGCCGGCCGCGAGGTGGTCCGCCTGGCCCGGGTGCTGCCGCGGCCGGTGGCGCTGCGCATGGCACTACTGGGCAAACACGAGCGGATGAGCGCGCAACGCGCCTACGACCTGGGCATGATCACCGAGATCGTCGAGCACGACCGGCTGCTCGAGCGCGCACACGAAATCGCCGACACCGTCAACTCCAATGCGCCCCTGGCCGTGCGCGGCACCCGGCTGGCCATCCTCAAGGGCCTCGACCTGCCGCTCCATGAGGCCGAAATGCTCGCCGAATCCTTCCGCGAACGCGTCACCCGCACCGAGGACGCACTGGAAGGACCGCGCGCCTTCGTCGAGAAGAGGACACCACAATGGCAGTGCCGATGA
- a CDS encoding TetR/AcrR family transcriptional regulator codes for MSEVQDKPGGREAQRLRTRQRVLDAAIAEFMNVGMADADIGTIAEAAGVARGTFYFHFPSKEHALLELETREEARIAKELSRFLDKPHDLPSALRKTIRLVANLEGRLGNLLFKEMLAIHFSPARPLDDEWREHPVIVLVVDEIRRARENGEAEIAVDPYHSAVFFLIGLYALLTTTSGSKALRDSVLDNYLVTILRSLEPR; via the coding sequence ATGAGCGAAGTGCAGGACAAGCCCGGCGGGCGGGAGGCCCAGCGGCTGCGGACGCGGCAGCGGGTCCTCGACGCGGCCATCGCCGAGTTCATGAACGTCGGCATGGCCGATGCCGATATCGGCACGATCGCCGAGGCCGCGGGCGTGGCGCGGGGCACCTTCTACTTCCACTTCCCCTCGAAAGAGCATGCGCTGCTGGAGCTGGAGACCCGCGAGGAGGCCCGGATAGCCAAGGAGCTGTCCCGGTTCCTCGACAAACCCCATGATCTGCCGTCCGCATTGCGCAAGACCATCCGGCTGGTGGCCAATCTGGAAGGACGGCTGGGCAACCTCCTGTTCAAGGAGATGCTCGCCATTCACTTCTCGCCGGCCCGCCCGCTGGACGACGAGTGGCGGGAACATCCCGTGATCGTGCTGGTGGTCGACGAGATCCGGCGCGCCCGCGAGAACGGCGAGGCCGAGATCGCCGTGGATCCCTACCACAGCGCGGTGTTCTTCCTGATCGGGCTCTACGCGCTGCTGACCACGACGTCGGGGTCGAAAGCGCTGCGCGACAGCGTCCTCGACAACTACCTCGTCACCATCCTGCGCAGCCTGGAGCCGCGATGA
- a CDS encoding aldehyde dehydrogenase family protein: MLALQRRAYRQEGPPSAAVRRHRIDRLLALVLDNLDAYVDALSRDFGTRSRTGILFAEIMGMLSTIEHTRSHIGAWMRPRNPKPVARLYGIRARVQPTPLGAVGIIGPWNFPLQLVVVPAAAAFAAGNRVMIKMSEITAHTAELTRSLVPEYFDPAELAVVTGGPDVAAAFAELPFDHLFFTGSTRVGRLVQRAAAANLVPVTLELGGKNPVVVAPDADIARAGARIARARMVNGGQVCVSPDCVFVPESRMDAFATVVRSAFRDTFPVIAANDDYTACVDAANYDRVLSLLDEARRLGARVDHIAPPGEALPDPVSRKIPPTIVRDVTPGMRIATEEIFGPVLVLRPYTSLADVIDHLGDQPSPLVAYWYGPGGPDFRAFIRNTRSGGVSRNDFALTMFPEAAPFGGVGHSGMGAYRGKAGFDTFTHYRTVVATDLPFVITARAAPPFGPLLQRLIAIALRTAHRRTRRRLATGPPTRTPQQ; this comes from the coding sequence ATCCTGGCGCTGCAACGACGGGCCTACCGGCAGGAGGGCCCGCCCTCGGCCGCCGTCCGCCGGCACCGGATCGACCGCCTGCTCGCCCTGGTTCTGGACAACCTCGACGCGTATGTCGATGCGCTGTCCCGCGATTTCGGCACCAGGTCCCGCACCGGAATCCTGTTCGCGGAGATCATGGGCATGCTCTCGACCATCGAGCACACCCGCTCGCATATCGGCGCGTGGATGCGGCCCCGCAATCCCAAGCCGGTGGCCCGGCTGTACGGGATTCGTGCCCGGGTGCAGCCCACGCCGCTCGGCGCGGTCGGCATCATCGGGCCCTGGAACTTTCCCCTGCAGCTGGTCGTCGTGCCGGCGGCGGCCGCGTTCGCCGCGGGGAATCGGGTCATGATCAAGATGTCCGAGATCACCGCGCACACAGCGGAACTCACCCGATCGCTGGTTCCCGAATATTTCGATCCGGCGGAGCTCGCGGTGGTGACCGGCGGCCCGGACGTGGCCGCCGCCTTCGCCGAGCTGCCGTTCGACCATCTGTTCTTCACCGGGTCGACGCGGGTCGGCCGGCTGGTGCAGCGGGCCGCCGCGGCGAATCTGGTCCCCGTGACACTGGAACTCGGCGGGAAGAATCCGGTGGTCGTCGCGCCCGATGCCGATATCGCCCGGGCGGGCGCCCGGATCGCGCGGGCCCGGATGGTCAACGGCGGGCAGGTCTGCGTGAGCCCCGACTGTGTCTTCGTTCCCGAGAGCCGCATGGACGCCTTCGCCACTGTGGTGCGCTCGGCGTTCCGCGACACCTTCCCGGTCATCGCCGCCAACGACGACTACACGGCCTGCGTCGATGCCGCGAACTACGACCGCGTGCTGTCCCTCCTCGACGAAGCGCGGCGCCTGGGCGCGCGGGTGGACCACATCGCCCCGCCCGGCGAGGCACTGCCCGACCCGGTTTCGCGGAAGATCCCGCCGACCATCGTCCGTGACGTCACTCCCGGCATGCGGATCGCCACCGAGGAGATCTTCGGCCCGGTCCTGGTCCTGCGCCCGTACACATCCCTCGCCGACGTCATCGACCACCTCGGCGACCAACCGTCCCCGCTGGTCGCCTACTGGTACGGCCCCGGCGGCCCCGACTTCCGCGCCTTCATCCGGAACACCCGCAGCGGTGGCGTCTCCCGAAACGACTTCGCCCTCACCATGTTCCCCGAGGCCGCCCCCTTCGGCGGCGTAGGCCACAGCGGCATGGGCGCCTACCGCGGCAAGGCGGGCTTCGACACCTTCACCCACTACCGCACGGTCGTAGCCACCGACCTCCCCTTCGTCATCACCGCCCGCGCCGCCCCACCGTTCGGCCCGCTGCTCCAGCGCCTCATCGCGATCGCCCTGCGCACCGCCCACCGCCGCACCCGCCGCCGCCTTGCGACCGGGCCGCCCACCCGAACGCCCCAGCAGTGA
- a CDS encoding SDR family oxidoreductase has product MSGIAGMSGIEGIEGKVVAITGASSGIGAATARHLAALGAAVVLGARRADRLDRLVAEIEAAGGRAAAVRVDVTDPGDLRSLVDVAVERFGRLDVLVGNAGFTRISTVADLDVEGWSAMVDVNVKGILHGIAAALPVFRRQGSGHLVTVVSTAGLKIVPTQAVYAGTKNAVRTLLEGLRQESTDGVLRTTSISPGYVRTELIDNAVDDPAVREQTQRTMAELGIDPAAVARAIAFAIDQPDGVEIGDLTIRPTRQN; this is encoded by the coding sequence ATGTCAGGTATCGCGGGCATGTCAGGTATCGAGGGCATCGAGGGCAAGGTCGTGGCGATCACCGGCGCCAGCAGCGGAATCGGTGCGGCGACGGCTCGCCACCTCGCCGCGCTCGGTGCGGCCGTCGTGCTCGGCGCGCGCCGCGCCGACCGGCTGGACCGGCTGGTCGCCGAGATCGAGGCCGCCGGTGGGCGAGCCGCCGCCGTGCGCGTGGACGTCACCGACCCCGGCGACCTCCGGTCGCTCGTCGACGTCGCGGTCGAGCGGTTCGGCCGGCTGGACGTCCTGGTCGGCAACGCCGGATTCACCAGGATCAGCACCGTGGCCGACCTGGACGTCGAGGGCTGGTCGGCCATGGTCGACGTGAACGTCAAGGGGATCCTGCACGGTATCGCCGCCGCCCTGCCGGTGTTCCGCCGCCAGGGCAGCGGCCATCTCGTCACCGTCGTCTCGACCGCCGGCCTGAAAATCGTTCCCACCCAAGCGGTCTACGCCGGGACGAAGAACGCGGTGCGCACCCTCCTGGAGGGCCTGCGACAGGAGAGCACCGACGGTGTCCTGCGGACGACATCGATCTCCCCCGGCTACGTCCGCACCGAACTCATCGATAACGCCGTCGACGATCCCGCCGTGCGCGAACAGACCCAGCGCACCATGGCCGAACTCGGTATCGACCCCGCCGCGGTGGCGCGGGCGATCGCCTTCGCGATCGACCAGCCCGACGGCGTCGAAATCGGGGACCTGACCATCCGGCCGACCCGTCAGAACTGA